A single window of Nicotiana sylvestris chromosome 3, ASM39365v2, whole genome shotgun sequence DNA harbors:
- the LOC104242449 gene encoding uncharacterized protein: MATQRNNSNPNNSSKSMNNKKRQPLSDISNFNLIPTSTLRKLVSSSAASSSKPQNVFRKPPISVSNTSKPNNNSPNNNSTEANSGTSVASSNFNSAQNPNPADISTVRYVARVPDYSLTTPGRDNEAVVYNRRQTTEKSNLESTAPNITPSLHENKKDKRKEIDEPFLSLPPTITKDKGKAIAEPFSSLSPETKEDKGKGIAVLSKGKGIAVLSTPVSGNKKKKGIVIHEPFVSSSPQRVKAKAKAISHQHFPTDEKTAEEKVGVLTRSFTSLKKTRGKGMEDASVFSCPTFPKTRTNRTEFNGAGNIKPSGSWTDPTGKRNKRRRTEQKPVVEDPLPEDFVNYWRKHFQEVDDFELPEEEASYSDLD; this comes from the exons ATGGCTACTCAAAGAAATAATAGTAACCCGAACAACAGCTCTAAATCCATGAACAACAAGAAGAGGCAACCCTTATCCGACATCTCCAATTTCAATCTCATACCCACTTCCACTCTCCGCAAGCTTGTCTCCTCCTCCGCCGCTTCTTCTTCGAAACCTCAAAATGTTTTCCGAAAACCCCCAATTTCTGTTTCCAATACATCAAAACCTAACAACAACTCGCCCAATAACAATTCCACGGAGGCAAACTCTGGAACCAGCGTCGCATCTTCCAATTTCAACTCTGCTCAAAACCCTAACCCCGCCGATATTTCTACTGTTCGTTATGTTGCTCGTGTGCCTGACTATTCATTAACCACTCCAG GCAGGGATAATGAAGCTGTAGTTTATAATCGAAGGCAGACTACAGAGAAGTCTAATTTGGAATCTACTGCTCCGAACATCACTCCCAGTCTTCATGAAAACaaaaaagacaaaaggaaagAGATTGATGAGCCTTTCCTTTCCCTGCCTCCTACAATCACAAAGGATAAAGGGAAGGCAATTGCCGAGCCTTTCAGTAGCTTGTCTCCTGAGACCAAGGAAGATAAGGGGAAAGGAATTGCTGTTCTATCTAAGGGGAAAGGAATTGCTGTTCTATCTACTCCAGTTtcaggaaataagaaaaagaagggAATAGTTATTCATGAGCCTTTTGTGTCTTCATCTCCTCAGAGAGTAAAGGCCAAAGCTAAGGCAATTTCTCATCAGCACTTTCCTACAGATGAAAAAACAGCAGAAGAAAAAGTTGGTGTTTTGACTCGGAGTTTCACATCTTTAAAGAAAACAAGGGGAAAAGGGATGGAAGACGCATCAGTTTTTAGTTGCCCTACTTTTCCAaagacaagaaccaatag GACTGAATTCAATGGAGCTGGTAATATTAAACCCTCAGGTTCATGGACGGATCCTACTGGAAAGCGTAACAAG AGGAGGCGCACAGAGCAGAAACCTGTCGTTGAAGATCCCTTGCCAGAAGATTTTGTCAACTACTGGCGAAAGCATTTTCAAGAGGTTGATGACTTTGAATTGCCAGAAGAGGAAGCATCGTACAGTGATTTGGACTAG